TACTAAGACAACCATTACGCTTGATTCTCTGTACGAAGGAGTCGATTATCATACGTCCATTACTCGTGCTAAGTTCGAAGAGTTGAATATTGATTTGTTCATGAAATGCATGAAACCTGTTGAGAAGTGTTTGAAGGACGCTAAAATGGATAAGAGCTCCGTTCACGAAATTGTGCTTGTTGGAGGGTCCACTAGAATTCCAAAGGTGCAATCTCTGCTGAAGGAtttttttaatgggaagaaaCTCTGCAAGAGCATCAACCCTGAAGAGGCTGTAGCTTATGGTGCGGCGGTGCAAGCTGCTATTTTGAGTGGTGTGGGTAACGAGAAGGTGCAGGACTTGGTGCTATTGGATGTCACCCCTCTTTCTCTTGGCGTTGAGACAGTTGGAGGTGTTATGTATGTGTTGATCCCAAGGAACACTACAATCCCCACCAAGAAGCAAGAGGACAACTTCACTACTACCTCCGATGGACAAACTAGTGTGGTTATTAAGGTGTATGAGGGTGAGAGAACTAGAACTAGTGACAATAACTTGTTGGGTCAGTTCAGCTTACAAGGAATTCCTCCAGCACCCCGTGGTGTTCCTACAATCACAGAATGTTTTGAAATAGATGCAAACGGTATATTGACTGTTTCTGCTGAAGACAACACTTCAGGGAACAAAAAAATGATCAGAATTACTGATAACAAAGGTAGGTTGTCCACGGCTAAGATTGAGAAGTTGGTTCTAGAGGCTGAGAGATACAAGGCGGAGGATGAAGAACACAGGAAGAAGGTAGAGTCGAGGAACTCGTTTGAGAATTACACATACAGCATTAGAGACACGATCAATAAACTTGGATGGAAGATATCATCAGAGGATGACAAGAAAAAGATCGAGGATGCAGTTGAAAATACCATTCAGTGGTTGGATGATAATGAACTAGCTGATGTGGAGGATGTTAACGACAAGTGGACGGCTTTGGAGAATTTATGGAACCCCGTCATAACTAAGATTCACCAGCAAGGTGGTTCTGCACCCAAAATCGAGGAGGTCGAGTAAAATCAAATTTCTTTTCTGCTTTTGCAAGGCTGCTAATGGGGTGCCAGGTTTAGTGGGTTGTACCAAGCCAAGGCAAAAACTGTTTTGTCGTATATGAAAATCTGTTTTGTCTTATTATAATCTGGGTACACCCCCACTTAATTTGGTACCCGTATTAGCAATGTTGTGCTTTTGGTTCATTTAATTTCCTCTCTCGGTAATCTTCTtgatctcttatttcttttctgttatgatcacattttctattttgaaaatcttggtgaaaatataggtttttatttatcttttatgtACTTCTCCCAGTTGCAAATGCTATAGGCTAAGATTATTCTATGAACCTCAGTTTTTAAGAATTTCTACTTTTAAGTTTCCTATTCTCACTAGTTTGTTCTGATCAGGTTGACCATTTCTTGATAGGAGCTGACACAAGAAAGGGCCACCACAGGGAACAGCCTGGAGTGGAACCCTTGGTGCCTTTAGGTATAGTGTAAAACAGAGACAGTAACCAAATAGAATATCAAACAAAAGCTCTTGTGCTTCAATCAAATTACAAATTATTGACAACCAATTTGCGAACTAGCAAGAGTGATAGCTCATGAGTAAAGTTTGATCCTGATACTTATTGGGGTTCGACAGATGGGACATAGTGATAACTCGCTCCCGCATTCTTGGCATGTCTGGAAAAATTACAAGAACTCGGAATAAATGGCAACTTAAAAACTCTAGCATGGAGAAAGTAAAAGTACAAGTGTTTGTTGGAAATTTGAGTTAC
This is a stretch of genomic DNA from Papaver somniferum cultivar HN1 chromosome 1, ASM357369v1, whole genome shotgun sequence. It encodes these proteins:
- the LOC113320856 gene encoding heat shock cognate 70 kDa protein 2-like, whose protein sequence is MAKRTGEGAAIGIDLGTTYSCVAVWQNDHVEIIENDQGNRTTPSYVAFTGTERIIGDAAKNQAAVNPINTVFDAKRLIGRKISDSCVQSDIMLWPFKVIADEDDKPMIQVNCKGKDKMFSAEEISSMVLIKMKETAEEYLGTNVKNAVITVPAYFNDSQRHATRDAGTIAGLNVMRIISEPTAAAIAYGLDKRATSDSAENVLIFDLGGGTFDVSLLTIKKGIFEVKATSGDTHLGGEDYDNRMLNHFVEEFKRKHKIDIHGNPRALRRLRTSCERAKRTLSSTTKTTITLDSLYEGVDYHTSITRAKFEELNIDLFMKCMKPVEKCLKDAKMDKSSVHEIVLVGGSTRIPKVQSLLKDFFNGKKLCKSINPEEAVAYGAAVQAAILSGVGNEKVQDLVLLDVTPLSLGVETVGGVMYVLIPRNTTIPTKKQEDNFTTTSDGQTSVVIKVYEGERTRTSDNNLLGQFSLQGIPPAPRGVPTITECFEIDANGILTVSAEDNTSGNKKMIRITDNKGRLSTAKIEKLVLEAERYKAEDEEHRKKVESRNSFENYTYSIRDTINKLGWKISSEDDKKKIEDAVENTIQWLDDNELADVEDVNDKWTALENLWNPVITKIHQQGGSAPKIEEVE